In the Pseudorasbora parva isolate DD20220531a chromosome 23, ASM2467924v1, whole genome shotgun sequence genome, one interval contains:
- the scarb1 gene encoding scavenger receptor class B member 1 isoform X1, translating into MAVSKSTLAIVFLVLGCLAVLFGTVLVFVGPIIIDDQIVKNVEINPKNELSYTMWKDIPVPFFMSVYFFHIVNPDEILKGEKPMVIQRGPYVYSEKRWKDNITFHENNTVSYKEFRQYFFNEGMSVGDESDVVTIPNMLVLGASVMMENMPYPIRILLSTTFKTFNEGPFLTKSVGELMWGYDSKLVDFLNNYLPGMLPSSGKFGLFAEFNNSNTGQFTVFTGQDDIRKVHKVDSWNGLKNVDYWRSEQCNMINGTAGQMWPPFMTTESTLPFYSPDACRSMELVFQSTGVSSGIPVYRFVAPKTLFANGADYPPNEGFCPCRQSGLLNVSSCRHNSPVFISHPHFFEADPVLLETVSGLSPNEDDHGLFIDIHPETGVPMNVSIRLQLNLLMKSVSGISETGKIAEVVMPMIWFEESGYIDGPVLKTFRTNLVVLPMVMEYMQYIFIGLGLATILGAVMLYLSDKKVRRKTSLSLTQGESVKDTKNNPTNETQDEKCNMTDTGKN; encoded by the exons ATGGCGGTTTCTAAATCTACACTAGCGATCGTTTTTTTAGTTCTCGGATGTTTGGCAGTTTTGTTCGGGACTGTGCTGGTGTTTGTTGGACCTATTATAATAGACGATCAAATAGTGAAG AATGTAGAAATCAACCCAAAGAATGAACTCTCCTACACAATGTGGAAGGACATCCCGGTTCCCTTCTTTATGTCTGTATATTTCTTTCATATTGTCAATCCTGATGAAATCCTAAAAGGAGAAAAGCCCATGGTGATACAGAGGGGGCCATATGTGTACAG TGAAAAGCGCTGGAAGGACAACATCACATTCCATGAAAACAACACAGTTTCGTATAAGGAATTTCGGCAGTATTTCTTTAACGAGGGCATGTCTGTGGGAGATGAATCCGATGTGGTCACCATCCCTAACATGCTAGTGCTG GGTGCATCGGTAATGATGGAGAATATGCCGTATCCTATACGCATTTTGCTCAGCACCACATTCAAGACATTCAACGAGGGACCTTTCTTGACCAAATCAGTGGGAGAACTCATGTGGGGCTACGACAGCAAGTTGGTGGACTTCCTGAACAATTATCTTCCTGGCATGCTTCCATCCAGCGGCAAGTTTGGCCTGTTTGCAGAG TTTAACAACTCAAACACTGGGCAGTTCACAGTCTTCACAGGCCAAGATGACATCCGGAAAGTTCATAAGGTGGACTCTTGGAATGGCCTGAAAAAC GTGGATTACTGGAGGTCTGAACAGTGTAACATGATCAATGGGACAGCAGGCCAAATGTGGCCTCCATTCATGACCACGGAGTCCACCCTGCCCTTCTACAGCCCTGATGCGTGCAG GTCCATGGAGCTGGTGTTCCAGAGTACGGGTGTGTCAAGTGGCATTCCTGTGTACCGCTTCGTGGCCCCAAAGACTCTTTTTGCGAATGGTGCAGATTATCCTCCCAATGAGGGCTTCTGTCCGTGCCGGCAGTCAGGCCTCCTTAACGTCAGCAGCTGCAGACACA ATTCCCCTGTGTTCATTTCCCATCCGCACTTTTTTGAGGCTGATCCTGTCCTTTTGGAAACCGTTAGTGGATTGAGCCCAAATGAAGATGATCATGGACTTTTTATCGATATTCACCCG GAGACTGGAGTGCCGATGAACGTTTCCATACGGCTGCAGCTCAACCTGCTCATGAAGAGCGTTTCAGGCATCTC AGAAACAGGAAAGATCGCAGAGGTGGTGATGCCCATGATCTGGTTTGAAGAG AGCGGCTACATTGACGGTCCTGTTCTCAAAACGTTCCGCACTAATCTGGTGGTGCTACCCATGGTCATGGAGTACATGCAGTACATCTTCATTGGTCTCGGACTCGCAACCATTTTGGGAGCTGTGATGTTATACCTCAGTGACAAG AAAGTCAGGAGAAAGACATCCCTGTCTCTCACACAAGGG GAAAGCGTAAAAGATacaaaaaacaaccccaccaaTGAGACGCAGGATGAAAAATGTAACATGACTGACACAG GTAAAAACTAA
- the scarb1 gene encoding scavenger receptor class B member 1 isoform X3, with amino-acid sequence MAVSKSTLAIVFLVLGCLAVLFGTVLVFVGPIIIDDQIVKNVEINPKNELSYTMWKDIPVPFFMSVYFFHIVNPDEILKGEKPMVIQRGPYVYSEKRWKDNITFHENNTVSYKEFRQYFFNEGMSVGDESDVVTIPNMLVLGASVMMENMPYPIRILLSTTFKTFNEGPFLTKSVGELMWGYDSKLVDFLNNYLPGMLPSSGKFGLFAEFNNSNTGQFTVFTGQDDIRKVHKVDSWNGLKNVDYWRSEQCNMINGTAGQMWPPFMTTESTLPFYSPDACRSMELVFQSTGVSSGIPVYRFVAPKTLFANGADYPPNEGFCPCRQSGLLNVSSCRHNSPVFISHPHFFEADPVLLETVSGLSPNEDDHGLFIDIHPETGVPMNVSIRLQLNLLMKSVSGISETGKIAEVVMPMIWFEESGYIDGPVLKTFRTNLVVLPMVMEYMQYIFIGLGLATILGAVMLYLSDKESVKDTKNNPTNETQDEKCNMTDTGKN; translated from the exons ATGGCGGTTTCTAAATCTACACTAGCGATCGTTTTTTTAGTTCTCGGATGTTTGGCAGTTTTGTTCGGGACTGTGCTGGTGTTTGTTGGACCTATTATAATAGACGATCAAATAGTGAAG AATGTAGAAATCAACCCAAAGAATGAACTCTCCTACACAATGTGGAAGGACATCCCGGTTCCCTTCTTTATGTCTGTATATTTCTTTCATATTGTCAATCCTGATGAAATCCTAAAAGGAGAAAAGCCCATGGTGATACAGAGGGGGCCATATGTGTACAG TGAAAAGCGCTGGAAGGACAACATCACATTCCATGAAAACAACACAGTTTCGTATAAGGAATTTCGGCAGTATTTCTTTAACGAGGGCATGTCTGTGGGAGATGAATCCGATGTGGTCACCATCCCTAACATGCTAGTGCTG GGTGCATCGGTAATGATGGAGAATATGCCGTATCCTATACGCATTTTGCTCAGCACCACATTCAAGACATTCAACGAGGGACCTTTCTTGACCAAATCAGTGGGAGAACTCATGTGGGGCTACGACAGCAAGTTGGTGGACTTCCTGAACAATTATCTTCCTGGCATGCTTCCATCCAGCGGCAAGTTTGGCCTGTTTGCAGAG TTTAACAACTCAAACACTGGGCAGTTCACAGTCTTCACAGGCCAAGATGACATCCGGAAAGTTCATAAGGTGGACTCTTGGAATGGCCTGAAAAAC GTGGATTACTGGAGGTCTGAACAGTGTAACATGATCAATGGGACAGCAGGCCAAATGTGGCCTCCATTCATGACCACGGAGTCCACCCTGCCCTTCTACAGCCCTGATGCGTGCAG GTCCATGGAGCTGGTGTTCCAGAGTACGGGTGTGTCAAGTGGCATTCCTGTGTACCGCTTCGTGGCCCCAAAGACTCTTTTTGCGAATGGTGCAGATTATCCTCCCAATGAGGGCTTCTGTCCGTGCCGGCAGTCAGGCCTCCTTAACGTCAGCAGCTGCAGACACA ATTCCCCTGTGTTCATTTCCCATCCGCACTTTTTTGAGGCTGATCCTGTCCTTTTGGAAACCGTTAGTGGATTGAGCCCAAATGAAGATGATCATGGACTTTTTATCGATATTCACCCG GAGACTGGAGTGCCGATGAACGTTTCCATACGGCTGCAGCTCAACCTGCTCATGAAGAGCGTTTCAGGCATCTC AGAAACAGGAAAGATCGCAGAGGTGGTGATGCCCATGATCTGGTTTGAAGAG AGCGGCTACATTGACGGTCCTGTTCTCAAAACGTTCCGCACTAATCTGGTGGTGCTACCCATGGTCATGGAGTACATGCAGTACATCTTCATTGGTCTCGGACTCGCAACCATTTTGGGAGCTGTGATGTTATACCTCAGTGACAAG GAAAGCGTAAAAGATacaaaaaacaaccccaccaaTGAGACGCAGGATGAAAAATGTAACATGACTGACACAG GTAAAAACTAA
- the scarb1 gene encoding scavenger receptor class B member 1 isoform X2, with product MAVSKSTLAIVFLVLGCLAVLFGTVLVFVGPIIIDDQIVKNVEINPKNELSYTMWKDIPVPFFMSVYFFHIVNPDEILKGEKPMVIQRGPYVYSEKRWKDNITFHENNTVSYKEFRQYFFNEGMSVGDESDVVTIPNMLVLGASVMMENMPYPIRILLSTTFKTFNEGPFLTKSVGELMWGYDSKLVDFLNNYLPGMLPSSGKFGLFAEFNNSNTGQFTVFTGQDDIRKVHKVDSWNGLKNVDYWRSEQCNMINGTAGQMWPPFMTTESTLPFYSPDACRSMELVFQSTGVSSGIPVYRFVAPKTLFANGADYPPNEGFCPCRQSGLLNVSSCRHNSPVFISHPHFFEADPVLLETVSGLSPNEDDHGLFIDIHPETGVPMNVSIRLQLNLLMKSVSGISETGKIAEVVMPMIWFEESGYIDGPVLKTFRTNLVVLPMVMEYMQYIFIGLGLATILGAVMLYLSDKVKTKICGQPCTDVDPSSSASEKAPLLQAATS from the exons ATGGCGGTTTCTAAATCTACACTAGCGATCGTTTTTTTAGTTCTCGGATGTTTGGCAGTTTTGTTCGGGACTGTGCTGGTGTTTGTTGGACCTATTATAATAGACGATCAAATAGTGAAG AATGTAGAAATCAACCCAAAGAATGAACTCTCCTACACAATGTGGAAGGACATCCCGGTTCCCTTCTTTATGTCTGTATATTTCTTTCATATTGTCAATCCTGATGAAATCCTAAAAGGAGAAAAGCCCATGGTGATACAGAGGGGGCCATATGTGTACAG TGAAAAGCGCTGGAAGGACAACATCACATTCCATGAAAACAACACAGTTTCGTATAAGGAATTTCGGCAGTATTTCTTTAACGAGGGCATGTCTGTGGGAGATGAATCCGATGTGGTCACCATCCCTAACATGCTAGTGCTG GGTGCATCGGTAATGATGGAGAATATGCCGTATCCTATACGCATTTTGCTCAGCACCACATTCAAGACATTCAACGAGGGACCTTTCTTGACCAAATCAGTGGGAGAACTCATGTGGGGCTACGACAGCAAGTTGGTGGACTTCCTGAACAATTATCTTCCTGGCATGCTTCCATCCAGCGGCAAGTTTGGCCTGTTTGCAGAG TTTAACAACTCAAACACTGGGCAGTTCACAGTCTTCACAGGCCAAGATGACATCCGGAAAGTTCATAAGGTGGACTCTTGGAATGGCCTGAAAAAC GTGGATTACTGGAGGTCTGAACAGTGTAACATGATCAATGGGACAGCAGGCCAAATGTGGCCTCCATTCATGACCACGGAGTCCACCCTGCCCTTCTACAGCCCTGATGCGTGCAG GTCCATGGAGCTGGTGTTCCAGAGTACGGGTGTGTCAAGTGGCATTCCTGTGTACCGCTTCGTGGCCCCAAAGACTCTTTTTGCGAATGGTGCAGATTATCCTCCCAATGAGGGCTTCTGTCCGTGCCGGCAGTCAGGCCTCCTTAACGTCAGCAGCTGCAGACACA ATTCCCCTGTGTTCATTTCCCATCCGCACTTTTTTGAGGCTGATCCTGTCCTTTTGGAAACCGTTAGTGGATTGAGCCCAAATGAAGATGATCATGGACTTTTTATCGATATTCACCCG GAGACTGGAGTGCCGATGAACGTTTCCATACGGCTGCAGCTCAACCTGCTCATGAAGAGCGTTTCAGGCATCTC AGAAACAGGAAAGATCGCAGAGGTGGTGATGCCCATGATCTGGTTTGAAGAG AGCGGCTACATTGACGGTCCTGTTCTCAAAACGTTCCGCACTAATCTGGTGGTGCTACCCATGGTCATGGAGTACATGCAGTACATCTTCATTGGTCTCGGACTCGCAACCATTTTGGGAGCTGTGATGTTATACCTCAGTGACAAG GTAAAAACTAAGATTTGTGGCCAGCCCTGCACAGATGTGGATCCATCCAGCTCAGCCAGTGAAAAGGCCCCGTTACTACAGGCCGCAACCAGCTAA